The following coding sequences lie in one Fusobacterium sp. genomic window:
- a CDS encoding GNAT family N-acetyltransferase, with amino-acid sequence MKIDIKTAYDDLENIKLLFNEYTVMLGVNLAFQGYDDEINNLPGKYALPYGKLYIAYYDNKAAGCIALRKFGNDGCEMKRLFVRPEYRYLKIGKKLVDKIIEDAHELKYKYMVLDTLSNLHEAIALYKKSGFQEIKAYYKTLWIMFYILD; translated from the coding sequence ATGAAAATAGATATCAAAACTGCTTATGATGATTTAGAAAATATAAAACTTCTTTTTAATGAATACACTGTCATGCTTGGAGTTAATCTTGCTTTTCAAGGATATGATGATGAAATAAATAATCTCCCAGGAAAATATGCTCTGCCTTATGGAAAACTATATATTGCATATTATGATAATAAAGCTGCTGGCTGCATAGCTCTGAGAAAATTTGGTAATGATGGCTGTGAAATGAAAAGATTATTTGTTAGACCTGAATATAGATATTTAAAAATAGGAAAAAAATTAGTAGATAAAATTATAGAAGATGCTCATGAATTAAAATATAAATATATGGTATTGGATACTCTTTCTAATTTACATGAAGCCATTGCTCTTTATAAAAAATCCGGTTTTCAAGAGATTAAAGCTTATTATAAAACCCTCTGGATAATGTTCTATATTTTAGATTAG
- a CDS encoding CDGSH iron-sulfur domain-containing protein: protein MAENKDKKGMIVFTKFSPYTVVDTKIEDYKGEEYETPRTVSLCRCGHSKNKPFCDGTHARGVEFNNEREEEKTRGIKGYNGDKIVVYFDKYMCKHAAKCVKGYPEVFNPDRIPWIEMRNATDIEKLIEVIRNCPSGALSYQLEGGERETVYHDVEKIIIEKNGSINIIGGVKVIDDNNSEEILDSKEHYSLCRCGHSKHKPFCDGTHKEIKFNDEE from the coding sequence ATGGCAGAGAATAAAGATAAGAAGGGTATGATAGTTTTTACAAAATTTAGCCCTTATACAGTTGTGGATACTAAAATAGAAGATTACAAAGGGGAAGAATATGAAACACCAAGGACAGTCTCACTTTGCAGATGTGGTCATTCTAAAAATAAACCTTTTTGTGATGGAACTCATGCAAGAGGAGTTGAGTTTAACAATGAGAGAGAAGAGGAAAAAACTAGAGGAATAAAAGGCTATAATGGAGATAAAATAGTAGTTTATTTTGATAAATATATGTGTAAACATGCAGCTAAGTGTGTAAAGGGATATCCAGAAGTATTTAATCCAGATAGAATTCCTTGGATAGAGATGAGAAATGCAACAGACATAGAAAAATTAATAGAAGTAATAAGAAATTGTCCATCAGGAGCACTTTCTTATCAATTAGAAGGTGGGGAGAGGGAAACTGTTTATCATGATGTAGAGAAAATAATTATTGAAAAAAATGGCTCTATAAATATTATTGGTGGAGTCAAGGTAATAGATGACAATAATTCTGAAGAAATATTAGACAGTAAAGAACACTATTCATTATGCAGATGTGGTCATTCAAAACATAAACCTTTCTGTGATGGAACACATAAAGAGATAAAATTTAATGATGAAGAATAA
- the rd gene encoding rubredoxin: protein MKKYECKVCGYIYDPAEGDPDSGVAPGTAFEDIPDDWVCPLCGVGKDDFEAI from the coding sequence ATGAAAAAATATGAGTGTAAAGTATGTGGATATATTTATGATCCAGCAGAGGGAGATCCAGATAGTGGAGTAGCTCCAGGAACAGCATTTGAAGATATCCCTGATGATTGGGTATGCCCTTTATGTGGTGTAGGAAAAGACGATTTTGAAGCAATCTAA